A section of the Saccopteryx leptura isolate mSacLep1 chromosome 6, mSacLep1_pri_phased_curated, whole genome shotgun sequence genome encodes:
- the CHAC1 gene encoding glutathione-specific gamma-glutamylcyclotransferase 1, translated as MKQESATQNTSPASPPAQHPRDDGDPQALWIFGYGSLVWRPDFAYSDSRVGFVRGYSRRFWQGDTFHRGSDKMPGRVVTLLEDHEGCTWGVAYQVRDEQVSEALKYLNVREAVLGGYDTKEVTFYPQDTPDQPLKALAYVATPQNPGYLGPAPEKAIATQILACHGSSGHNLEYLLRLADFMQLCGPQAQDEHLAAIVDAVGTMLPCFCPTEQALALV; from the exons ATGAAGCAGGAGTCCGCAACTCAAAACACCTCGCCTGCCTCGCCGCCCGCGCAGCACCCCCGGGACGACGGCGACCCTCAAGCGCTGTGGATTTTCGGGTACGGCTCTCTAGTGTGGAGGCCCGACTTCGCCTATAGCGATAGCCGTGTGGGCTTCGTACGCGGCTACAGCCGCCGGTTCTGGCAGGGAGACACCTTCCATCGGGGCAGCGACAAGATG cCTGGCCGTGTGGTGACCCTTCTTGAAGATCATGAG GGCTGCACTTGGGGCGTGGCATACCAGGTGCGAGATGAACAGGTGAGCGAGGCTCTCAAGTACCTAAACGTGCGGGAAGCAGTGCTCGGTGGCTATGATACCAAGGAGGTCACCTTCTACCCTCAAGATACCCCTGACCAACCACTCAAGGCACTGGCTTATGTGGCCACCCCACAGAACCCTGGCTACTTGGGCCCTGCACCTGAGAAGGCCATTGCTACGCAGATCCTGGCCTGCCATGGCTCCTCCGGCCACAACCTCGAGTACTTGCTACGCCTGGCGGACTTCATGCAGCTCTGTGGGCCCCAAGCACAGGACGAGCACCTGGCAGCCATTGTGGATGCTGTGGGCACAATGCTGCCCTGCTTCTGCCCCACCGAGCAGGCTTTGGCACTGGTCTGA